GGCTTCCGTCACCTCCAGCTTGGCGTCCGCCTCGATGAGAGTGGCCAGCAGGTCGCCTTTCTTCACGGTCTGGCCCTCCAGGACGTTCACTTGATCCACGACCCCGTCGGTCAGGGCGGTGGCCTTGATCGGCAGGGGATCCGGCTCGATCCAGCCGGACGCCTGGAAGATCATCCTGCCGGACTTGGCGGAAGCGGGGGAGGCCGTGGAGGATTTCTCCTCGACCGCGATTGCCGGAGTGACCCGTACGACCGTCGCCGGGATCAACCGGTCACGGAAAAGAAGCAGGAAAAGGAGGACGAAGCCCGCCAGGATGGCCAGTGGCAGCAGCAGCGCGGTGCGGCGCGCACGGGCGGCTCCGCCGGCCTCGGGTGCCGCCGGTTGGCTCAGGGTGGAAAGTTGGGAATGGATTTCAGACATGAAGTCGCTGGGAGAATGGTGAAACGAAGCCGTTTCCGGAACAACGGATACGGGGTGGACGGGTAAAATCCCGCACGTTTCAGATCAACAGCGACCGATGGGTCAGATAAAGCCGCGCCGGTTCCCCGGGTGGGGCACGGTCACGGGAGGAGGCATTCAGGCAGAGGGTCACGCCGATTTCCACCGGATCCGGCAGGGAAAAGGATGGCAGCGGCACCGCGAACAGGGCCGGGAGTGACGGCTGGTGGTCCGGATGGACCCCGTCCGGCACCACCTTGGCGGTGGCCACACAGGACGGATCCGCCGGAGCTTTTTCATCCGGGCAGTGGGAGCAGTCCTTTTTCTGGCTGCAGCAGTCATGTTCCATGAACGTCTGCGTGCGCGTGCAAAAACGCTGTGGTGATCCCGCCGCGGGCAGAACCAGCCCGAGGATCAGGAGCATGAACAACGCTTTCAGGCGGCGGGCCATCGCAGGAACGGCTAGCACGGAATGGGACGGAGGGCAAGAACCGGATATCGGCTTGCCGGGGCGGGCGGACGGGGCGAAACAACGGGCATGGCGATTGCGGCGGTATTGTTCGATTTCGATGGGGTGCTCGTGGATACGGAGTGGGCGATCTATGATGCGTGGCACCGCACTTTTATTTCAAATGGTCACCCGCTGCCGCTGGAAATCTACACCCAGTGCATCGGCTCGGACTTCGCCACCTGGTCGCCGAAGACCCATCTGGAGGAGCTGACCGGCTCCGCCTTCGACTGGCATGACCTCGACCGCCGCAGGCAGGAGGAAATCGTCCGTGACCTGGCGGATGAGGGGCCCATGTCCGGTGCCGTGGCCTTGCTCGGAAAGCTGAAGGCGCAGGGCATCCGGACCGCCGTGGTCTCCAGTTCCTCCCATCACTGGGTGGACGGATGGCTGGAGCGGCTGGATCTCACCGGCTGGTTCGAGACGGTCGTCTGCCGTGGCGACGCGGAGCGGATCAAGCCCGCCCCGGACCTGTATCTGGAAGCCATCCGCAGGCTCGGCCTCGCGGCGGACGAATGCCTCGTCATCGAGGACTCGCTCAATGGCATCAAGGCGGCGAACGCGGCGGGCATCCCCGTCTGGGCGGTGCCGAACCGGGTCACGGCCTGCCTCGACTTCTCGCTGGCGACACGCGTCTGCGCCTCGCTGGATGAGATCGCGGACGCCTTCTGAGGCTCACATGCTGAAGCCCTCGCCCAGGTAGTACTTCCGGGCGATCGGGTCGTTCACCAGTTCATCGGAGGCGCCCTCCAGGATCACGCGTCCGTCATGGATCAGGAACGCCCGGTCCGTGATGGTGAGCGTTTCCCGCACCGAGTGGTCCGTGATCAGGATGGCCAGGCCGTCCCTTTCCCGCAGTTCGCGGACGATCCGCTGGATGTCCTCCACCGCGATCGGGTCGATGCCCGCGAACGGCTCGTCCAGCATCAGCAGGGAGGGATCGGTGCAGAGCGAGCGGGCGATCGCCAGACGGCGTTTCTCACCACCGGAGAGGGTGATCGCCAGCGACTTCGCCAGTTTGGAAATCTTGAACCGTTCCAGCAGGTCGTGCGCCCGTTCGAGCCGTTGCTTCCGGTTCAGGTTCGGGCGCGTTTCCAGGATGGCCAGCAGGTTGTCCAGAACGGAGAGCTTGCGGAACACGGACTCCTCCTGCGGCAGGTAGCCCAGACCCAGCCGCGCGCGCCGGTGCATCGGCAGGCGGGAAATGTCGTGGCCGTTGAAGCTGACCGAACCCGCGTCCGGTGGGACCAGTCCGGCGATCATGTAGAAGGAAGTCGTCTTGCCCGCACCATTCGGGCCGAGCAGGCCGACGATCTCGCGCGGCTTCACCGAGATGGAGACACCATCCACCACCGCGCGGCCTGAGTAGGTCTTGCGCAGCCCGGAGGCGAAAAGCAGGGAGTCCTTGGCGTTGGAGCAGGTCGAGCCGGGATCGTGCATTGGGGAAAATATCAGGCGTTGGGGGAGGGACTCACTTCTTCTGTGGGACCACGAACTTCTGCTCGAATGGGGAGTTATCCGTGGTGAAGGTCATATCCTTCTTGATATAGATGCCGGCGTTGGGATCCTTGGCTTGCATCATGGATGTCCCTTGGATGATCCATGCATATCCGCCGCGCAGAACGATGTCACCGGTGACCAGATCGTAGCTGAAGTAGCTGGCGCTTGCCATGATGGACTCCTTTCCATTCCTGCCGGGAATCTCGATGGCCACCGCACCGGTGGCGACGATCTTCCGCGGATCACCGAGGTTCACACCTCCGAAATTCGCTTTCTCATCCTTTTTGTCAGCGTCGGCGGTAGGCGTCTTTTTGGGTTTGTTCGGGTCTTCGGGCTTCCGGTCGAAGAAAACCTTCAGTTCGTTCGCGCCTTTCAGGTTGATCTGCGGATTCTTGACCGTCACGCCCTTCAGATAGACGAGAACCGCGCTGGTCGGTGTCAGGTCAGGGTCCAGGTAGATGCCTCCCTGGCAGTTGATGACCGTGGCTTCCTCACCTGACTTGATTTCCGGGGGGCTGGGGAGCTGCACCTTCTCGGCAGGCGCGGCGTCGTTCGCGGCCAGCAGGTCCGCTTCCTCGAGGAACTGTGCGGTCGCCTTGTTCGCCTCTTCGGACGCCTGGAGGATCGAGCGCAGGTCGTTGCGCGCGTTCTTGGTCGCTTCCGCCGCGTCGGCGGCCATGGGCGCGGCATCTTCCGGCAGCGGGCCGGGAGCCTTGGGGGTCTGGGCGGCGAGCGGGAGGATGGCCGCGCCGAGGAGCGCGGTGGCGCGGAACTTCGGCCGGGAGGAGTTCATGGCGGTGGAGGGTGGGTTGGAGATGGTGGTGGAGGCGGGGCCTTTCAGGAAGCCCTTGTGGCGGTCCAGGGCGTAGATCAGGCCGGTGCCTTCGGCGACGACCCGTTCGGAGGTGATGACGACCTTTTCATCCGCATGCAGCAGGCTCTTTTTCTGGTCGTAGAGCGCATTCATCAGGTTGAGCCGGCCTTTCACCGACCGGTCCGGATTGAACGCCTCGATCAGAACGTCCTTTCCGGAGATGATTTCGGAGGAAACAAGGATCATTCTCTCGCATCTCAGCACGCTGGTGATCTTCCGGTTGCGGTCGTAGCGGGGGAACATGACCTTCTCCAGGATGCTTCCGTCCGGCAGCACGGAGATGGCTGGAATGGGCGAAGAGGATTCCTCCGCGCCCGGCTTCCCGGGAAGAAGGGAGCGCACCGAGCCGGAGCGGGGTGCCTCCTCCGCGGCGAGGATGCCGGGGACGAGAAGCAGCAGGGCTGGAAGGACGGAACGCAAAAGGGGTGGCGGGATCAGTGGGAAGCGTGATGGATCGAGATCAGTTTGACGAGCAGGTCTTCGATAAATTCGAGCGGGATCTGGTTCGGGCCGTCCGACACCGCGTTCGCCGGGTCCGAGTGGACCTCCATGAACAGGCCATCCACGCCGGTGGCCACCGCCGCACGGGCCAGGACCGGTGCCAGCACGCCGTCACCGCCGGTCGCTCCACCCAGGCCGCCCGGACGCTGGACCGAGTGCGTGGCGTCGAAAATGACCGGCAGGCCCTCTTCCCGCATCCAGTAGAGGGAGCGCATGTCCACCACCAGGTTGTTATAGCCGAAGGTGGTGCCCCGCTCCGTGAGGAGGAACTTCTCGCAGCCGAACGATCGCAGTTTGTTGGCGATGTTGACGGTGTCGAGCGGCGCGAGGAACTGCCCTTTCTTGACGTTCACCGCCCGCCCGGTCTTCGCGGCCGCTTCCAGCAGGTCCGTCTGGCGGCACAGGAAGGCGGGGATCTGCAGCAGGTCGATGTGGGCGGCGGCGATCTCCGCCTGGGCCTCGTTGTGGATGTCCGTCGTCACCGGCACGCCGAGCTCCCGGCTGATTTCACCGAGGATCCGGCAGCCTTCCTCGACCCCCGGGCCGCGGAACGACGAAACGGAGGTCCGGTTCGCCTTGTCGAAGGACGCCTTGAAAATGAAGTGGATGCCCGTCCGGTCGGCGATTTCCTTGAGGGATCTGGCCATGTCCCAGGCGAATTCCTCGGACTCCAGCGCACACGGGCCGAGGATGAAAAACGGGGCGGGGCCGCCCACCGGGACATTGCCGATTTGGAAAGGGGTGAACATGGATAAGTGGATGGTTTTCAGGTTTTAGTCCGAAGGGAAAGAAGGATCACTCATCCTCCGCGGCCTCGTAAAGGGGGCGCAGGTTGTTGAGCGCCATTTTGAGGAGCTGGTACTCGGTCGCGGTGAGGTTGCCCTGCGTTTTGTTCTCCAGCATCTCCAGCGAATCGATCACGGACTTCGCCGCCCGCAGGTTCACTTCCTTTTCCCCGGAAACCGGATTCGGGATCTGTCCCAGGAACAGGCCCGCGTTCTGGGCCTGGAGAATGACGAATTCGTTGAATCGGGCGTCCGGTTCGGGGGTGGGCATGGGGGGAATATGAACGTCCGGCGGCGGACGTCCAACTTTTGAAATGGGAAACGGAATGGGCGGGGATCAGCCGCCCGCCGCTTCCGGGAGGACCGTGATCCTGACGGGGGCGGCGGACAGCAGCCGTGCGGCGATTTCCTTCACCTTATCAGGTTCCAGCTCCTTGTAGATGGCCGCCTGCTTCCGGAATTGCTCCGCCTCCTGTCCGAACAACAGGTCGAGCGCGACCTGCCGGGCGGTCGAGGCGGGTGACTGCTGCTGGATGGCGAGGCTGCTCAGCACGGTGGCCCGGACCCGCCCGAAAGCGTCCTCCGGGATCCCATGTTCGGCGATCTTTTCGATCTCGGCCATCAGTTCGCGGCTGGCGAACTCCGCTTGTTCCGGGGAAGTGGCGAGGTAGAAGGTGAAATACCCGGCATCGAATCCGAGGAACTGGGTGGCACCCACCCGGTAGGCCAGGCCGAGTTCCTCCCGGATGCGGGTGAACAACGGACCCGCCATGTCCGTCGCGTATTCCTGGATCATGGAGAGCGCGTAGCGGTCCGCGCTGGTGACCGAAGCTCCCGGAAAGCCGATGGCCAGCACCGCCTGCTTCTTCGGCAGGTGCGCGGTGGCTTCCTGGCCGGTGGCCGGAAGGTTGCCCGGAGGCGTCCATGCCTCCCCGGAAGGAAGCCCGGTGAAGGCGGAGGAAAGGATGGATTTCGCCCGTTCCGGGTCAAAGTCACCGGCGATGGCGAGCGTCATGTTGCTGGCGGTGAAGTGCCTGGCATGATGGACCGCCAGTTCGGCACGGCCGAGTTGCGGCAGGCTGGCGAGGCTGCCGAGCGGATCGAGTCCGTAGCCCTCCCCTTGGAAAGCGAGCTGCCGGAGTTGGGAGAAGCCCGTGTGGAGCGGATCCTGCAGGGCTTCCTCCAGCGCGGCGAGCTGGCTGGCCTTTTCCCGTGCGATGGCGTCTTCCGGCAGTGACGGCCTTTGGATGACCTCCGCGAAAACTTCCGCGATGGTCTGGAAATCCGGGGCAAGCCCCCCTGCGGAAACCAGCAGGGCGTTGTTCCCCACACTGGCTCCGATGGATGCGCCGATGGACTCCAGGGTGCGGGCGATTTCCTCCGCGCTCCGGGTGGCCGTGCCCTTCGGCAGGCTGGAGGCGAGCAACTGGTTGATGCCGTTGGTCGCGGGGGTTTCCGACGGCAGTCCTGCCCGGATGGCAGCCTGCAGGTGGATGAGCGGCACCCGGTGGTCCGGCAACAGGGCGATCTGCAGGCCGTTGGGGAGGGTGAAGGTTTCGATGGCAGCCTTCGCCTGGGTGGACTTCGAGTGGCGCACAGGGGCGGGCGAGCCTTCCGGGTCGAGCAGGGTGAGGGTCACGCGGTCCCGGGTCAGGGTGGCCGCCGCACGGCGGACATCATCCGCCGTCACCTGCTGGATCTGGGCGAGGTAGCGCCGGGTGAAATCCAGGTCGCGGGTTTCATGCCAGTTGGACGCCAGATCGGACGCCCGGCCGGATGCCGTGGTCAGGGAGCGGAACTGGCTGGTGGCGGTCTGCCGTTTCGCCTTGGCCAGATCTTCCTCCAGATCCGCGTCCGGGATCAGGGAAAGCTCATGGTGGATTGCCTCGATGAGGGCATCCCGGTTTTCCAACGCCGCATCCGCACTGACGCCGAAGATCCCTTCGTGGCCGGGGCCGGTCCAGGCGTAGGCGGAGATTTCCAGCGCGAGTTCCTTCCGCTCCCGCAGGGCGAGGTGGAGGCGGGATGAACGGCCGCGCCCTAGGATGGCGGCCAGCAGGTCGAAGGCGGGGGAGTCCGCATGGTCGAGGGCGGGGGATTTCCACGCCAGGGAGATGCGGCTGGTGGGGATGGCGAAGGTTTCGCGGGCGAACCGCGGGCCGAGCTGCAGGTTGTCCTGCGGCACGACCGGATCCCGCCCGGCCGAGACCGTCCGGTCCGCCGTCAGTTCCGTGATCTGCCGGAGCGCTTCCGCGGGATCGAAGTCCCCCGAGATGACCAAAAAGGCCCGGTCTGGTGTGTAGCGCGTCCGGTGGTAGTCCAGCATGTCCTCGTGGGTCAGCGTGTCGAACAGATGGCGGTGGCCGATCACCGGGTGCCGCCGCGGGTCCCGGGTGAAGGCGGTGGACAGCAGCAGGCGCGTGGAGGCGTTGTCCGGATCATCCAGACCCATGTCGATCTCCCGCCGGATCACGTCCTTTTCCCGCTCGAACTCGGTCTGCGGGATCGTCGGATAAAACACCAGCCCGGTCAGGGTTTTGAGGAAGGTGGCCAGGGATTCGGACGGTCCGTCGATGTAGTACACCGTCCGGTCGAAGGTGGTGTAGGCATTCCAGTGCCCTCCGGCGGCCTGCACGGTGTCCGCCAGTTCATCCGCGCTGTGGTCACGGGTGCCTTTGAAAACCATGTGCTCCAGGAAATGGGACAGCCCGCTCCCCAGGTGGCGGTCTTCATGCACGCTGCCGGATTCCACCCAGATCTGCGCGCTCACCACGGGGGCGGCGGGATCCGGATCGAGGATGACCGTGAAGCCGTTCGGCAGGGTATCGACGGTGGCGGTGGTGGGCGGGTATTCCATGGATTTCAGCTTGGAGAGGGAATCGGAGATGCGTAGAAGCTCCCTATGCAACGATGGATCGTGATTGCGGTGGTGGGAGCGCTGTTGTTCGGGCTGGGCGGAGGATTCGCGTTGTGGAACTACCGGGAGAACCGGCCGAAGAAAGTATGGGTTCCGCTGGTTCTGAATGAAGAACTGCCGGAAGAGAAGCGCACGGAGCTGGCCGCGAAGATCAAGGCCGGGTTGCTGGAGGGTGCCATCCTGCGTGACGCCGTGAAAGACACCGGTCTCGCCGCAAAGCTGAAGCTGCCTTCGGATGAGGCTGCGGAAGCGGAGGTGAGGAAAAGGCTCATGGTGGAAGTGGGTGAGGCGGATGTTCCCACCGAGGCGGGGATCACCCGCAGGATGCCTTCCATCAACATCGGCATCAACGCCCAGCGGAAATCCTACGGTCCGATGGGCGAGGTGGCGATGCGGATCATGAAAGACGT
The nucleotide sequence above comes from Akkermansiaceae bacterium. Encoded proteins:
- a CDS encoding HAD-IA family hydrolase, with translation MAIAAVLFDFDGVLVDTEWAIYDAWHRTFISNGHPLPLEIYTQCIGSDFATWSPKTHLEELTGSAFDWHDLDRRRQEEIVRDLADEGPMSGAVALLGKLKAQGIRTAVVSSSSHHWVDGWLERLDLTGWFETVVCRGDAERIKPAPDLYLEAIRRLGLAADECLVIEDSLNGIKAANAAGIPVWAVPNRVTACLDFSLATRVCASLDEIADAF
- the lptB gene encoding LPS export ABC transporter ATP-binding protein, which codes for MHDPGSTCSNAKDSLLFASGLRKTYSGRAVVDGVSISVKPREIVGLLGPNGAGKTTSFYMIAGLVPPDAGSVSFNGHDISRLPMHRRARLGLGYLPQEESVFRKLSVLDNLLAILETRPNLNRKQRLERAHDLLERFKISKLAKSLAITLSGGEKRRLAIARSLCTDPSLLMLDEPFAGIDPIAVEDIQRIVRELRERDGLAILITDHSVRETLTITDRAFLIHDGRVILEGASDELVNDPIARKYYLGEGFSM
- the kdsA gene encoding 3-deoxy-8-phosphooctulonate synthase, which codes for MFTPFQIGNVPVGGPAPFFILGPCALESEEFAWDMARSLKEIADRTGIHFIFKASFDKANRTSVSSFRGPGVEEGCRILGEISRELGVPVTTDIHNEAQAEIAAAHIDLLQIPAFLCRQTDLLEAAAKTGRAVNVKKGQFLAPLDTVNIANKLRSFGCEKFLLTERGTTFGYNNLVVDMRSLYWMREEGLPVIFDATHSVQRPGGLGGATGGDGVLAPVLARAAVATGVDGLFMEVHSDPANAVSDGPNQIPLEFIEDLLVKLISIHHASH
- a CDS encoding DUF1844 domain-containing protein; amino-acid sequence: MPTPEPDARFNEFVILQAQNAGLFLGQIPNPVSGEKEVNLRAAKSVIDSLEMLENKTQGNLTATEYQLLKMALNNLRPLYEAAEDE
- a CDS encoding insulinase family protein; protein product: MEYPPTTATVDTLPNGFTVILDPDPAAPVVSAQIWVESGSVHEDRHLGSGLSHFLEHMVFKGTRDHSADELADTVQAAGGHWNAYTTFDRTVYYIDGPSESLATFLKTLTGLVFYPTIPQTEFEREKDVIRREIDMGLDDPDNASTRLLLSTAFTRDPRRHPVIGHRHLFDTLTHEDMLDYHRTRYTPDRAFLVISGDFDPAEALRQITELTADRTVSAGRDPVVPQDNLQLGPRFARETFAIPTSRISLAWKSPALDHADSPAFDLLAAILGRGRSSRLHLALRERKELALEISAYAWTGPGHEGIFGVSADAALENRDALIEAIHHELSLIPDADLEEDLAKAKRQTATSQFRSLTTASGRASDLASNWHETRDLDFTRRYLAQIQQVTADDVRRAAATLTRDRVTLTLLDPEGSPAPVRHSKSTQAKAAIETFTLPNGLQIALLPDHRVPLIHLQAAIRAGLPSETPATNGINQLLASSLPKGTATRSAEEIARTLESIGASIGASVGNNALLVSAGGLAPDFQTIAEVFAEVIQRPSLPEDAIAREKASQLAALEEALQDPLHTGFSQLRQLAFQGEGYGLDPLGSLASLPQLGRAELAVHHARHFTASNMTLAIAGDFDPERAKSILSSAFTGLPSGEAWTPPGNLPATGQEATAHLPKKQAVLAIGFPGASVTSADRYALSMIQEYATDMAGPLFTRIREELGLAYRVGATQFLGFDAGYFTFYLATSPEQAEFASRELMAEIEKIAEHGIPEDAFGRVRATVLSSLAIQQQSPASTARQVALDLLFGQEAEQFRKQAAIYKELEPDKVKEIAARLLSAAPVRITVLPEAAGG